A genomic stretch from Desulfurococcaceae archaeon MEX13E-LK6-19 includes:
- a CDS encoding nitroreductase family protein, whose product MDTGSRQHIEFLLTRRSIRRFEDKPVPRDLLLKVIDVARYAPSAKNLQPWEFIIVDDPEVKKKLSGIHVGARPLENAPAAIVVVADKELSPVSYLVDGANATMYILLAAHAYGLGTVWIQTLRNISEIQKILGLPENKVPVAIIAIGWPAEKPGPRPRKPLEELVHINKYGNRLSKQ is encoded by the coding sequence ATGGATACGGGTTCTAGGCAGCACATAGAGTTCTTGTTGACACGTAGGAGTATAAGGAGGTTTGAAGACAAGCCTGTTCCACGGGATCTCTTGCTTAAAGTTATTGATGTAGCAAGGTATGCTCCTAGCGCGAAAAACTTGCAGCCATGGGAATTCATTATAGTCGATGACCCCGAGGTCAAGAAGAAGCTCTCTGGGATACATGTCGGCGCTAGGCCTCTAGAGAATGCCCCTGCCGCCATAGTTGTTGTAGCCGATAAAGAGTTGTCGCCAGTATCCTACCTAGTTGATGGAGCCAATGCAACCATGTATATACTGCTTGCAGCCCACGCCTACGGCCTAGGGACGGTATGGATACAAACACTACGCAACATCAGCGAGATCCAGAAGATACTCGGACTCCCCGAGAACAAAGTGCCCGTGGCAATAATAGCTATCGGGTGGCCAGCCGAGAAACCAGGTCCTAGGCCAAGAAAGCCTCTGGAGGAACTAGTCCACATCAATAAGTATGGAAACAGGTTATCAAAACAATAG